In Canis lupus familiaris isolate Mischka breed German Shepherd chromosome 24, alternate assembly UU_Cfam_GSD_1.0, whole genome shotgun sequence, a single genomic region encodes these proteins:
- the DEFB125 gene encoding beta-defensin 125, with amino-acid sequence MNLLMLTFIICGSLNLVTKAGWETERCWKDNIGHCRKRCFHVERYKLLCMNKLICCIPIKDDHGYTKMPPRLEPIKEEITTDVSTWDFLLNSPVSWLNDEFTDESSNTRERRRIET; translated from the exons ATGAATCTCCTGATGTTGACTTTCATTATATGTGGGTCCCTAAATCTGGTGACCAAAG CTGGCTGGGAAACTGAAAGATGTTGGAAGGATAATATAGGACACTGCAGAAAACGATGCTTTCATGTTGAGAGGTACAAGCTTCTTTGTATGAACAAGCTAATATGCTGCATTCCTATAAAAGATGATCATGGATACACAAAAATGCCACCACGTCTTGAACCCATTAAAGAAGAGATAACTACTGATGTCAGTACTTGGGATTTTTTGTTGAATTCCCCTGTATCTTGGTTAAATGATGAGTTCACAGATGAATCAAGCAATaccagagaaagaagaagaattgAGACCTAA